The region GTTCGGTATTGAGTTTTGCGGTAAATTCAACCCCTGAGTCAGTGAGGCTTGATCCTGTTATGCGGCCAATGGTGATGCCTCTAAAAACAATATTAGTGCCAACAGATGCGGAGCCGGCTTTCTCTGCGGTGAGCGTAAACTCAATGCCGCCGAGTGCTAGCTCTTCAGTTGCATAAATTTCATAATGTTGGCCTTTCTTTGCCGCTTGAGAATCTTCAGTTGAGCTAAAGCTTAACCCGCCAGCGAGTATCGTCGATAAGCTTTCGGTTTTGACTTTTATTCCTGCCAGTGATGCATCTATGTTAACCCCGGATACGTTCCAAAATTGCGAGTCGTGTTTCACCAGATGAGCGTATTGTTTGTCGATAAACGCAGTTAGTGAGATTTGTGTTGCACCTTTGAGTTGGTAGCTGATGATCTGCCCTACTGGAATTTGACGGTAAAATAGTTGTGATCCGACACTTAACGAGCCTAATTTTTGACTGGTTAGCTCGATCACAAGTCCATCTTCATTGGGCAGAACTGCTGGTGCGTTTTCTTCTGCTTGGAAGAAAGATTGAGATTTGCCTTCGCCTGGTTGAATCGCAATATAATTACCAGAGAATAAGGTGTCTAATCCTTCAACACCAGTGATTGATGCTTTGGGTGCCACGAGCCAAAACTTAGTGTGTTGATTGAGAAAAGGCCCAGCTCTATAGTCCATTTTAAGATCGACATTAACCCCTTTTAGGTTTTCACCTATGCTGATGTCGACCACTTTTCCAACAGTGACCCCTTGATAACGCACTAATGTCTTGCCGACATCAATACCAGTGGCACTGGGAAAATGGATCCGTACTTCGATGCCTGCTTCCTTAATGCTCTTGACGCCGAGCCAAGCTCCCAAGGCTAATGCCAATAAAGGTAACAGCCAAATTGGCGAGAAGAGTTTCTTTTTTACAATTTTTGGTGCTTCAATGTGTGTCATCTTTCGATTCCAGTCGATCCCAGAGTAAACGAGTGTCTAGTACTTTTGCTGCCAGTTGGGTCAGCAGAATGACTAATGCGAATGCGGTGGCAGCCGGAGCGGGCTTTGCATCTAATAATTGGCCCATGTTGACCAATGCAACAGTAATGGATATCACAAACAGGTCTAACATAGACCAGCGGCCTATCCATTCAATGATGTGAAATCCTAACATGAGTTTTTTTTTCGAAATAGGTAAACGAAAACTGATGGCAGTTAAATAAACGGTTAATCCGACAATCTTAAGCAAAGGGACTAAAATACTGGCGGTAAACAAGATAATGGCGATAGGGAACATACCTGTGTGTACTAGATGTGCTATCCCAGAAAATATTGTGTCATGGCGTATATTTCCCCGATCTATGAGCATGGTTATCGGGTATATATTGGCCGGTATTAACAAGATAGCTGCAGTGATTAACAGTGCCCAGCTTTGCTGTAAGCTATGATGATGTCTAACCGATAAAGCGTTATCGCAACGTGAACAATGACTTTGTTCTTGTTTATTGAGCATATAACAGGTGTGACATGACGTTAAGCCTATTTCTTTACCTTGTGTTGTTTGTGTGAGGTTATTCATCGAGAAAGCTCCACATGTGTTCTACATTATATTCACGCTGCAAGAATAGAGTGGCAATAAATAATAGGATGAAACAGAAGGTACCGAGGCCTAAAAAAATATCAGCAAAATCGGATAAATTGAATACGGTGACTAAAATACTAATCAGGTAAATTTCTAACATAGTTAATTGAGAAACAAAATGTTGATAGCCAAGTAACCGTTTGAGTTGTCGCCTAAAAAAAGGTGAATGTAGGCGATACTTGATAATAAGTATTTGAGATAGAATCGATATAATGAGTATACCAGGTGCGATGATTGCGGTGATGATGACGGCGATCCCAACGAGCCAATAACCTTCATCATATACCGCCAACGCGCCTTCAATAATGGTCGTTGTTCTAACACTGCCTAAAAAATGTAATTCTAAAATGGGAAAAAAATTGGCGGGTGTAAAGCAGATTAGCGCAGTAATGCATAAGGCTAACATGCCGTTAATTGAACAGTAGGGAGTGTCGTATAAAACAGTATTGCAACGGGGACACAGTGCTCGAACACCTGACGGTAAGGCCCGTTTAGTCACCACTAAATCACAAGAGTGGCATAAGGTCACACTATCCTTAATACAATCTGATCCCATGTTGTGTTTTTTATTCCTTAATTGTGTGCCATTAACCGATATTTTGATCAATAGATAAGCTTACCGCTGTTGTATTACTTTCATCATCAAATCATGATCAAGTATATACCCAAATCACGTTTAAGATTCAGTATGGGGCAAAGCTAAGAGTATTTTTTACACCGAAAAATATTGATTTTCCTTTGATCCCGGCAACGAGCCTGTCAAGGATACCCGATTGATGGTCATCAATAATGAAGATGAGAATACCAGATTTTTTAGAATACTTGCACAATAAGTTATTTTTATGAGACCCTATAACTGTATATAAAAACAGTGCAAGGAATAATTATGACGGTAATGACTAAATTTGTCGTAGTAAGAGAAGGGGTTGAGAAGATGACGTTTACATCTAAGAAGGAGGCGGATGCTTACGATAAAATGCTTGATATCGCTGATCTGCTGATGCCGTTTTTAACGGATTCAGCACTTGAACTCGAGGACACTATCTGCGAAAAATTAAGCTTCTATTTAGCTGAGCATAGAGAGCATCTAGCGAGTTTATTAAAAGGAGTGGTACCATCAGAGGTTAAATCGGTCAAAAAAATGGCCAAAAAGGTTGAACCTAAAAAATAGCGTGTAAGGATATTTATCAACGAATTTTAGGCTGATTTTAGATCGATTCACAAAAATAGATCAAATTAGTCTTGAAAATGGGATAAAAAACGTCGAAAGTGCGTTACTTGGTTAAACGATAAGCAATTATTCATAATTGGTGGTCGCAATCGTGCCAGTCACGCTTATAATAGGCGGTTGGAATGATGTGGATGTTAAATCTCTTTAATTCTTAGAATGAATGCTTGGCGTTTGTGAGTTGTAATTGCTAAGGTATGTCTGCTGCGTTTGTACTCTTTGTTTAATGGTTAACCATTGACTCGATATTAAATGCTATTGCGCCTGATGAATATAAACGACCCTTAATGGTGTATTCCTGTGAATATGCTTTGGATAGAGTCCCTTTTTAAACTGTGGAAGTAATGATGGAATCAACAGATAAGTTGACCGACACCAACGCAATTCTTGCGTATTTATATGAAACATTTCCTTTGTGCTTTATCGCCGAAGGTGAAACTAAGCCATTAAAGATTGGATTGTTTCAGGATTTGGCTGAAAGGTTAGCTGATGATTCTAAAGTCAGTAAAACTCAATTGAGAATTGCGTTAAGACGCTATACTAGCAGTTGGCGTTACCTTAAAGGTGTCAAAGCTGGTGCGCAACGTATTGACTTAAGTGGCCAGGAATGTGGAGCGTTAGAGCAAGAGCACATTGATCATGCTCAGTTGACGCTTAAAGAGAGTCAAGAAAAAGCCAAAGCAAAACGTATAGCCAAAGCGACAGCTGCAAAAGCAAGTGAAACTACTAGTACTAAGTCGGTTAAAAAAACGGCGCCAAAGCGCACTAAACCGATAGCTAAACCGACACTTAAACCAGCTAAAGAAGTGGCTCCAGCTGTTGAGTTAACACCAGCGGTATTAAATGAGCTAAAACAACATCAGCGCGTTAATGTCAAACTGGGTAAATTACCTGTTGCTGGTGTGATTGTTGATATTAAAAAAGAAGATGTTCAAGTGCAATTGGACTCAGGTTTGACGGTGAAAGTTCGCATTGAGCACATAATGCTGTAACACACTTAAATTTAATCTTAAAAGGAGTAACTTGTTGATGCGGAAAATACCCTTGGTTGTCTCAATCGCCAGTATTTTTGTCGGTTTTTCGTCGTGGGCGTTAACCCCATCAATTCCATTCAGCGAGTTACCCGCTTTAACACAGGAGCCACAACATAAAGTGGCTAGCAAGCGTGTTACCGATCTCTTCACTCGATCCCATTACCACCGATTTAAGCTTGATGATACGTTTTCTGTACACGTTTATGAGCGTTATCTAAAACAACTCGATTATCGACGTAATGTCATGCTGCAAAGCGACCTTGATACATTTATGGCGTATTCAAAGCAATTTGATGACATGCTTAAAAGTGGCGATTTAACCCCAGCTTATAAAATGTTTGAATTGGTGCAAAAGCGACGTTATGAACGGTTTTCTTATGCGTTGTCATTACTAGATAAAGAAATGGATTTTACACTCGCCAATGACAATTATCAGTATGATCGCGAAGAGGCTGCTTGGCCTAAAGATGAAGCCGAGGTGAATGAATTATGGCGTCAGCGTGTGAAATACGATGCATTAAATTTAGCGTTAACCGGAAAAACGTGGCAAGAAATTGTGCCTGTGCTTGAAAAGCGTTATAACAATGCGATTAAACGATTAAGTCAAACAAAAAGCGAAGATGTTTTTCAAGGCATGATGAATGCATTTTCTCGTAGCGTAGAACCTCATACTAGTTACCTATCTCC is a window of Shewanella sp. VB17 DNA encoding:
- the proQ gene encoding RNA chaperone ProQ, which gives rise to MESTDKLTDTNAILAYLYETFPLCFIAEGETKPLKIGLFQDLAERLADDSKVSKTQLRIALRRYTSSWRYLKGVKAGAQRIDLSGQECGALEQEHIDHAQLTLKESQEKAKAKRIAKATAAKASETTSTKSVKKTAPKRTKPIAKPTLKPAKEVAPAVELTPAVLNELKQHQRVNVKLGKLPVAGVIVDIKKEDVQVQLDSGLTVKVRIEHIML
- a CDS encoding paraquat-inducible protein A; amino-acid sequence: MGSDCIKDSVTLCHSCDLVVTKRALPSGVRALCPRCNTVLYDTPYCSINGMLALCITALICFTPANFFPILELHFLGSVRTTTIIEGALAVYDEGYWLVGIAVIITAIIAPGILIISILSQILIIKYRLHSPFFRRQLKRLLGYQHFVSQLTMLEIYLISILVTVFNLSDFADIFLGLGTFCFILLFIATLFLQREYNVEHMWSFLDE
- a CDS encoding paraquat-inducible protein A — its product is MNNLTQTTQGKEIGLTSCHTCYMLNKQEQSHCSRCDNALSVRHHHSLQQSWALLITAAILLIPANIYPITMLIDRGNIRHDTIFSGIAHLVHTGMFPIAIILFTASILVPLLKIVGLTVYLTAISFRLPISKKKLMLGFHIIEWIGRWSMLDLFVISITVALVNMGQLLDAKPAPAATAFALVILLTQLAAKVLDTRLLWDRLESKDDTH
- a CDS encoding YebG family protein is translated as MTVMTKFVVVREGVEKMTFTSKKEADAYDKMLDIADLLMPFLTDSALELEDTICEKLSFYLAEHREHLASLLKGVVPSEVKSVKKMAKKVEPKK